In Pieris napi chromosome 8, ilPieNapi1.2, whole genome shotgun sequence, the genomic stretch ACTGTGTGAATCGGACTAGATTCAAAAAATTGGACAGATGGCTGGAGGGTTACGTAGGAAGTTGTTGGACGGTGCAGATTAAGTATTATGGTCAGAGTCAGGAATTTAtgagcatattttattgtaaaatattttgtttcatacaaacaaccattgagaaataattgttttaatacaattattatttcacaatcgttggttgtaattcttcctagaaagatattcgagcgactcatggccacgtgtaataccttttcagaatccctattaaatgcgccaaaacttgtagtacagggacacttttcggtggagtaattttttttcacagtggggtccgaagtaaacaaaaatgtatgatttgaaaaaatgttatatcgtatcacttaatattatcttgaatacactcaataaacaactataaatagtatgtctaacgcaagaactcatcagtaccaatctagtggatattatgagaaagatacaggatgtagatattttcgaattttaagaagaattagtaaaaaaaagtcaattttcatataaaaccaaaataaatcataactctgcaggggttgaccttagagacctcccgtagaacaattttttgccgctgatgacctcatctatcccctatttgcgtttgatccacgactttttggccaccctgtatatatatatatatacaccaTTCTGAACTCACTGATTTGacgtttaatattaatattaatgggCAATCACGAACAATTAACGACTTCTAtaagatataattaattcttcacttattatttcgtattaatcattttaaatctaataggcaagtaggttatcagcctccagtgcctgacacacgcaatcgactttttgggtctaagacatgtcggtttcctcacgatgttttccttcaccgttcgagcaaatgttaaatgcgcacatataaagaaagtccattggtgcacagccggggatcgaacctacgacctcaggtatgagaggcgcacgctgaagccactaggccaacactgctgtatGAAGTATACGCGTTGGGTCTCCGAATTTatgatttgtttaataaatatattcattacTTACACTAGAATTGGGCGTTCTCTCTGCATCCGAGAAAAGTGGTTTCCTCTCCAAATCGCTACTTTTCTCAGACGGTTTCTCTTTCACCTCCTCTAGCGGAATATCTGGAACGACTTGCAGATCTTCCGGTGGATTTGGCACAACCACATAACTAGCTATAATACTAGATAGCTGGTCTAGCACCTGTAAATGCGAggtggtttttgaagttattcttctttaggcgcgttatgaaaaatttatgtgagtgaaattttacgatgcgcgcgcaccgtgacacaaaattaacagaatgaagttgcccacggaagatgctacggcattggacataatttaaaaacaacattcaaatttcaaataataatagaatttatgttacacttaatgtaaaagaataataataaatatttatttatttaatttttcaaatgtaaactgaactttattgactccttttccagtctttgattatttaattgtaataaattatttgcatgcaatcaaaaactatttttaataatgccaaagaagtataacttcttacgcgcgcgtacataagggtgtacacgcacccttttttttctcaattcGAAATCTCTACGATTACAAACtcattagttttataaaattaaaactattatttcgACTACATTTTACGTAATATTTGTGTACAAACACAATAAAGATACAGTTTCTTAGGGCGTTGACTAGGCGCAAGCGTCATCAGCAACagaaagtattataaaaatatcatcatCAGCAAAGTCCAGTCTGACATTCGTGCGGAGTATAAAAGAATTCTCAATAAGGGCCCATTTCTAGGCAGAGCCCAATTACCTGTGTGTTACTTTGTGCATACcatgttttttaaacataaaaaacagTGTAAATCTGACTGACGTATCATTAACAACATCGACATATATTCCAAAGctacggtttcctagaaaagcggtgccgttatctaacggctaacggccgtaatgtaacgttgggtgtcgtcacccatacgttgtctataaataacatcgaaagtaggttttctagagaacgagtgtcaccgtaacgtcaaatagcggtgctgtcatttgcatgacggccgtcatagcggtgataaacattagttcaacgtttttctcgtgtagcggtgcccatatttaattaatataatgagtggaaacgtgacttggagcgaaaatgattgtttttatgcattatgttaaaaagtaaagacggccgttagttaacggcaccgcttttctaggaaccCTAAGCTTAAGTGTCGTGCTTGTTGCCATGGTAACCATTCTATCTGTATAGACATAACATTGTTACCATGTTGACAAAAATAGCCCAAAATATGCAACTTTTATACACAACTATTAGCTTATTCTTGTTTTAAGAGAAATCTCTAactataaatatcaattacCTGATCGGCGACAAGTCTATGTTTAGGATCCTTAACCAACAGCCTCTGTATGAGAAAAACTGTGTTGTCAGAAACATGAACTGGGTTGCCATcccttaaatataaaatataatgtttaattgtcaattaacacacaaatacatatatcatacaattgattttgaaattgaaagcgaaacaaaaacagtttcatcattgtattttttttaataataaataaatgttttgcctaataattaaacataatatacttacGGTGGTATATTATAGTTTGCAGCTTGTATCCTACTAAATAACTGGGCTAGACTTGTATCACAGAATGGAAATTGTCCATACAACATTGTGTATAGAACAACTCCTAATGCCCACATATCTGATGGCTTGCCTAAGTAAGGCTTACACATTAGAACATCTGGTGATATGTACGCTGGAGATCCTGAAAtcacaaatttataaatttaagtagGAAGAGCATCTCAAGTACTATAGGCGACAGCACTCGGTGGAAAATTGTCAGGGGGTTTGTGTTCACAGACTCTTGACGGCTCTATGACACAAGATTATTCTATAAGCATTGAAATAACCTTCCCTTcagtttttctaatattttctgttatgcttgtattgatattttttataatgttaaaatattattttttataagtgcTTGGCACATTTAAAACTTActggaaataataaaaaaaccttaCTGTAAATAGTTTCAAATTACACTTACTAACCAAGATTACATTGTCTGAaggatataaattataatcatttataataataattgaactacgatttttgttaatatattggTCAGACTTAGATGAAATTAGGAGATTTAGAAGATTATCAAATGAAAGTAGTAGTAATAGGTCAGAATATGTAATTTAGTAAgaattgataaattatttagacaGAAATTACTTATTAGACATTATACCGATAGTTAGCTCAATAAGCATAAACATACAGCATCAGATTAGTGGCCACATGTTGTGCGTTTATACCCTGGTCCccatattatataagaaactAAATGTACTTTACAGGGAAAGAAAACCCTGTACTATACATACACTTTTTATGACAAGACTGTGTATCaatcaaaattttaacatgatGCATGCAATTTTATCATGCATGCATACTTCtctcaaatattaaaaattttgacaaattaaatatcaatgataaatttactttaaggAAAAACTATAATTGAAATAGACCTATATCTATTACTCATGAAGGCAAAAgcaatacaaatttatattgttatatttattgcaattttaatgtatgttgaaaaatttaacattttacacctgaaaattaatataaaagatacCTCTCTGATCCTTTAATAAGTCTCTATCACTGCCAAGATGTGTTCCTAAAcagaaatttgttaaaatcacCCGTCCTGTCCTTTGGTTTAATACAATATTGCCTAATTTTAGATCTCTGTGTACTATGTTTCTCTGAAAAAAAGGGATAAggcatattatttattaattaaatatgttctaTGATTACAAAACAATTTGCATTTATCATGACATAATAATTGATGTTTAATATGTTATGCTATGCAAATtcctaataataaacaatatttcataatatgttCAGGACTGCCTCAATGGTTTAGTTGCTAAAGGTTGGTTTTCttcgccgccacaagcaatgacatttaagcaaGCATCCAATTCATTCAAgcgatccttgaaatgtgaacttatacagaaatattatcaaagacATAATATTACGTATTATGGCTAATACAATATTGTGGGAGATCAAACACACATTTGcgtaaaaacttaattatagtAACTAACCTTATGTAAATTAGCAACTACTCTCACAATATCATAGAATATCAAAATTGCCTCTTTTTCAGGTACTTTCTTGACTTTTGTAACATActgttgtaaattaattaactcgCTCCCTTTTTCACTAAATTGGTGGGCACTGACACAGTCAAGCACCAGAAAGAGCCTCTGTCGCACCCTAccagtataaataaaaccagGTCCATTTGGGTTGGGCGCTTCTTCTAGAGCATGATCCTGTAagacaaacaataaaaaaacaaacattaagtTCTACTCTTacataaatgaatttaattagcTGGACTTTACCTGATAGGAAAACTTGTTaacctaataattaaaatgctaGTATAAAACGTATATAATGAGTTATATAGATTGAAAGAAAATGTTTAGTACTAATTTTTTCTGGAATATTATCCATATTAATCAAATCAATTATTAAACTCTCACACTATTTTACGATAAATATAGCTAACAActtgtttgtttataaaactggtgcaattattatattatattatggaGTTATTTATGTACCTTAAAAAGTCCATGGTGATGTCCCACACCATCCCGATCCtctaataatgataataatgaatacTCTGTATGTAACAGCATTTTCCCCTGTCTATCATCTTGTGTTTCAGGCTGCCCCTCAGGCTTTAacgtaagaatttttatttgatagaaatCGTCACTTTTCTCCTTGCGTGCCAGGCACTGTACAATGCTCTTAACCGGACTAGGACCCAATTTTGGCCCAAGCAAATATGGCCCAGCTTTACGTACAACCTTGTCGGGAACAGGTGTGCCAGGGGCTGGAACATCAGTAGCGTTATACAACACTTTTATCTTCTTTGAGTGAGACGATGCTTTCTTTGAATTCTTTAGCACTGAACTAGATGTAGAGTTTGCATATGCTGATAATCTTGGAATCTTGGCGTTTGGTTGCAATAACAAAGGTCGTGATCTCTTTCCGTGATTCACAGTACTTTCTGGTTTTTCTTGATCCATTATTACTTAGTAAAGGTAAGCATATGATATTTGACacttaatacaaaaaaggcttatctaatattaaattgataaatctgtaataaatgtatatataatataatcaaaatacttttatttatttagtggtgtgtgaaattaaaattgagaAATGTACAGTTTCAACACACAGCCACAGATCATGTAGAAGTAAACAGTAAACACACAGGTATGATCATAATATGATGTATGAGCTACGAGACGGCCTCAACAGCGTCTATTagacaaataaattttgtccAGCCAGCGTGACCCTATAAACCGAAACGCTAACTGAAACGCTAGAATGTTGTAGTCATCTTTGAACGAACgtatagtttgttttactgTTTTTTCAGACGTGAACGAATAAATTAGTTTATCGACCAATCGCAAAGTAAACTACTCGACGTCGAGTGTTGCATGTATTGcattaaacatacataaaaactataaataagcatgttttaatttgcaagttaataataataaaatatctgtcTATCTACTGCCAATAAAGTAAGAGTAAAATGTTCACATTAAAGATGCGACTAGCGTGAGGTATTTCAAGCCCCAgaaattaaaagaatattGCAATATCGAGTCacacttatatatttaataaatgtaaattttaaaaaatgattaaacaTTTAAGAATGAAGATCAAGTTTCACAGCTCAATACATTAAagtagaatattattaatatgattaCAACAGCTAATTGTTTCACAACATTGCGTGATCGGTGTTTCCGTATTCCGAGATGTATATGACATAAGACATTGAAATTTTGACAGATTTTTTAACCATGTTTTTATTGGAACATAAGATTGTGTGGGATCTTGTCGAATAAATGTGACATAATAATCATAacgaaaaacatttaattactgaaaataaaaattttaccatAACAGTATGTGGAAAGGTCTTAGGCTTACACAATCCCAACTTTCGAAGCTTCACTTCAAGGGGCACAAACTACATCCACTTGGTGTTCCGGCTTTAGATTCTGTTCTAAACCAGTGGTACGAATTTTGCAAGAAACCTCCCAAAGGATTTGAAAAGTATTTTCAGCCAGGAACTAGTCAGAAACAGCAAAAGAAACCTGAAAAAGATGCTTCGCCTGCGCCATCTAAATCTTCACCGCCACCTCCAAAGGCAAGTTCATCTCAAGATAAATGGAATATCAATATGTTCAATACTCCTGGCGGCAGGGGAACTGGACGTGGTGGTTATGAAGGACAAGATCGTGAAAAATGGATTATGTTTGGTGCTTTGGGTGTAGTCACTTTAATTGCCTCAATTGCATATTTTGAACTAAAATACCGAGAAATTAGTTGGCGTGATTTcgtaaattcatatttaaagaaagGCATAGTTGAAAAACTAGAGGTTATTAATAAGAAGTGGGTGAGAGTAAGATTACAACCAGGCACTTTTGAAGGGAAAGTAATATGGTTTGCAATTGGCAGTGTTGATTCTTTTGAGAGGAACTTGGAGAATGCTCAAGGAGAAATGAATGTAGAACCACAAAATTTCCTACCAGTCATATACAGAACTGAAGTTGAGGCATCAAGCTTAACAGGAATGCTGcctacattattaataattggatttttaatttatatgatgAGAAGATCAGCGGACATGATGGGAAGAGGTGGTCGTAAGGGTGGAGGACTTTTTGGAGGTGTCATGGAATCTACTGCAAAATTAATCAATCCAACTGACATTGGTGTAAAGTTTCAAGATGTTGCTGGCTGTGAGGAagctaaaattgaaataatggAGTTTGTCAACTTTCTAAAGAATCCACAGCAATATATTGACTTAGGGGCAAAAATTCCGAAGGGAGCTTTGCTTACTGGCCCTCCTGGAACAGGAAAGACATTGCTTGCTAAAGCTACTGCTGGAGAAGCAAATGTTCCATTTTTAACTGTTTCTGGTTCAGAATTTTTGGAAATGTTTGTAGGTGTTGGGCCTTCCAGAGTTAGAGATATGTTTTCAATGGCTCGTAAGCATGCTCCATGCATTCTTTTTATTGATGAAATTGATGCAGTGGGTCGAAAGCGAGGTGGCCGTAGCTTTGGAGGCCATTCTGAGcaagaaaatacattaaatcaGCTTTTAGTTGAGATGGATGGATTTAATACAACTACTAATGTAGTAGTGCTGGCTGCAACTAACAGAGTTGATATTCTAGACAAAGCCCTTTTAAGACCTGGCAGATTTGATAGGCAAATCTTTGTCCCAGCACCGGATATCAAGGGTAGAGCCTCTATTTTTAAAGTGCATTTAACTCCGTTAAAAACAActcttaataaacaaaatttagcCAGAAAAATGGCTGCTTTAACACCAGGtacttattacaattattattatgtaaaatacttGAAATTATAAGTTTCCCTTAATTTTCAATCTAAACTAACATACatcatttgatttttttaaatacaagaaACGAAAACATTTTCTCCTTTAACTGAATTAGTAATTAACTTAAAACTTAGCTGTTATTGATGattctaaacattttgttttagatcagttagataatattaatttagacaTTTGTCAACTAAAATGCAAGTTaagacttttaatttaatattatttcataatatttcagGTTTCACTGGTGCTGACATTGCAAATGTCTGTAATGAAGCTGCACTGATTGCTGCCAGGGAACTGTCTTCTGACATTAGTATGAAAAACTTTGAACAGGCCATTGAAAGAGTTGTTGCTGgtatggaaaaaaaatcaaatgtcCTGCAACCTGAAGAACGAAAAATTGTAGCGTACCATGAAGCTGGTCATGCTGTAGCTGGTTGGTTTTTACAGCATGCAGATCCTTTATTAAAAGTGTCCATAATACCCAGAGGGAAAGGTCTTGGATATGCCCAATATTTACCTAAAGAACAGTACTTATACAGTAAAGAACAGTTATTTGATAGAATGTGCATGACACTTGGAGGTAGAGTAAGCGAAGAAATATTCTTTGGCAGAATAACAACTGGTGCTCaagatgatttaaaaaaaataactcaaAGTGCATATGCACAAATTGTACATTATGGAATGAATACAAAAGTGGgaaatatttcttttgaaaTGCCACAACCTGGTGAAATGGTTATTGATAAACCTTATTCAGAAAAAACTGCTGAATTGATTGACTCTGAAGTAagggttttaattaattctgcCCACAAACACACAAAAGAGTTGTTGGTCCAGCATAAAGGTAATATTGAAAAAGTTGCTGAACGTTTGCTGAAACAAGAGATCCTTAGTAGAGAAGACATGATTGAATTGTTAGGTCCTAGACCATTCCCTGAGAAGAGTACTTATGAAGAATTTGTAGCTGGCACAGGCTCATTAGATGAAGACACTACTTTACCAGAAGGCCTCAAGGATtggaataaagaaaaacagcCTACTATCCCACCTCCAGAAAGTATACCCCCAGGTCCCTCCAcaagtaaaaattaacattaatgtAGATGCTTGTTGCATTTTTAGTCAGtttatgtgtaataaatatgattaccTATAAGACTAAAGGGATTTTTGTTTACCAcattgtagttttttttaataattgttattagaTACTGAGAAACACCTAATGTGTGGCAAGACAGTATTCAGTTATTGatcataaaaacattttttatagctaGAATTTATGTATCACgcttgttaaaaaaataaattactgtaaTTACCCCAGATGTTTTTCTTGtttcaacaaataaaaataatttacaacaaTTTGGAGTaccaatatatttaattggcCACTggctgaaattaaaatttttacatttaaccTCTCCTCCACATACAATGAATTAAGGACAAGCACCGTCACGCCATCTTTAGTGAACTATACATAACACCGAAGTGTTCTATAGAGTGAGAGGGTTGCGATATTGTGCTAGCCCTGTACATAAGATACAAAGGAAcaacattaacaaaaaaacagggttatattaaaattataatatgaaaatattcaaatattgacCGAAATGCATTCAGCCTTCTTTctgttcatttaaatattcactaCATTACTTTATACATCACCAATTTCTTAAGTAAATTCAGCTTTTgtacaatataaaaagaatcttatatttaatattctatgTTATCTGCGTATGTGTACAACACGCCCGCACTCTTATACTTGATCTAAACGAGCgaagaattaaaagaaatttaacaaaaactatGGTAATTATTACAAGTACCTAcactattttctttattcatgTTCAACATTTTatgtcaatatttaattagtatcTATTCTTAAGACCTAGCCTAtgatattattaacattataaatgaCAAAAACGTATCTTCATGATATCATTCAACAATAATCCATTAACAATCGCAATCCATTCGCGCGTCtataaaacgaaaaatttaaaactaatctCAGTAACAACTCTATCAATGACAGTCTCTGACTTTTTCCCCTTTTGGTTTCCTACCTCTTTTCTTCCCCGACGTTACCCCTGCTAGTAACATTGCTGTTCGCTTAGCAAGACAAGATTTACAAAACCAGTCCTCTGTTGCGCCAGGTTCTTCTGTAATCCCGACGCATATCCAGTGGTACCAGCCATCACAACCATCGCACCCTATCATAGGCGAACCATTATCGGGCCTGCCGCATGCTGGGCAAACCCAAACTTTGTTTCCATGTTCATCTACATAATATGGAGTAGGCAAGGGGCCACTTGGTTTATCTACAGCTGGTTGTGATGCTTCTTCTGTAACTGAACCTGTTTCATCATCAAAATTTTCCACATGCCCCTTTTTAGACAAAggcttaaataatattctctTGTACTTAGAATTACTTGATGGGGGTCGATTCTTTCGTTGCGGTGAAGCCGGAGGAGAAGATGATGCTTGAGCTTCTGGTTCTCCAACATGATTGTTTTTAGAATGTTTCTGTTTTGGTGGCCGTGTGACCAGTGCTGAGATCTGGGCAAGTTCTGGTGATCTACTATGTTCACGCGATACTGGTTCCTCTTTCATAGGAGAATCATCTTCTCTTTTTATAGGTttaatgtttatcttaaaagTATCAGGAGAACTTGGAGGCATAGGAGAGTTTGAATTTGAAGATCCCAATTTAAGAGTTAATTTTGGTACTAGACCATCATTAGTAGCtaacttttctttctttttctccttcttttcttttttaatccTATCCTTTATCTCTTGTCTCTCTTCtttatcttttttcttttcagatttttctttacttttatcctttttatcttttttcttcttaattttaacACCATCTTTATCtcttttttcctttttatgaGATTTATCCTTTCTCTTTTCTGAACTTTCACCTTCTTCCCTTGTAATGACAGCTAAATCTTCTGGTTTTGGGGGAATTGTTTCAATATCTTGTGTAGGGTCAGAGTTCTTTATACTTACAGAAGGTTCTGGTGTTGGTAGCCTGACTGGCTGTGGTACTGGTAGTTCTTTAGGCGGCTCTTGTCTAACTGGTTCAGACTTTGGTGGATTTAATTCTATTGTTATATCAGGTTGCACTGGTGGCATTTTATAGACAttagatttgtgttctttattTGACTttgctttttgtttttgtaaaatatttggaaTGGTTGATGATTTGTGCTTGTCATGTCGATCTTTTTCATGGCCCATTCCAGGTGATTTATGCATCATTCTATCTTCATCATTGTCAACAGCTATAACTTCTAAACTTGGCCTTCTAAACATTGTAGGAATCTTACTTGAAGATGATCTTGAAGTATGTGGAAAATTGCCCATATTTGGTATAAGGTGATTAGGCAACCCTGGTAGAAAACTTGGCCCTGGTATCAATCCGGGCCCTCCACCTAAGGCAAATGGATTgctcattaaattttgtgaaTGCAGGCCTCGCAAAGCTGGATTATTAGCTAAACCAGTTAAAAAATCATTACCTAGTAGACCGGCATTTGGAATTAGCCCTGGACCAGGCATCATACCTCGACCAGGGGCCATTGTTGGAAAAAAGGGAAATCCAGGTGGTAATTGAGGCACTTTAGACTCTTTCTTTGGTCGTCCAAGTTTTGATGGTTTGTCATTtagtagttttatattttttttatctgctGTGCGCGCCATTTCAAATGCTAGTTGTtgttgtttctttaatttagcTTCTAGCTTGGCAGCCTTGTCTTTCTTATCTTTgtgtttcttttctttttttacttttggtGTTTCAGTCAAAAGTTTAGGAAGAGCAGCTtgcaaagatttatttattgataaagcTGGCTTTGGCTCAAATGGCAACATCCTTGTTGGAGGCATTGCTAAATTATTATCCAAAGAATCGTCATCAATATCTATAACTTCATGGGCTCTTATGTCAAATTCTTTTGCTAAATCTACTGGACtactattgttattattaacaatgttTTCATGAGGTTTTAACCTAGGTTCATCAGTAGTGGAATTCTGCAATCTTGAGATTATAGGATCAGAATGTAATCTTTCAGTTACAACctcagtaatatttttatcttcttTTGATTTGTTCgatattcttttaaatatattaatcttTGATCTATCTGGCTGGGATGCCAGTTTTTCTTCTTCATCCACCacttccttttttatttctctatCTGGTATAAAAGAGGACCCAGGTTGTTTATTTACAGAGAGTGGGTTTGAGACAAGAGGGGATTTGGAGATTGGGATTTTCCTTGGTACGGGTATTGCATCTTCAGGTGgtttaaagctttttaaaataggttgAGGTGAAGGAAAATCAATTGGTTCTTGTTTAATAACTGGTCTCAAGGATTCAGTAATAGCTGGTGAAGATGGTACTGATTGTGGAAGGGGTACAGGTTTTAGAGGCGGTGGAAACATCTTCGGCGCTGGCATTGTCACATGATTATGATGGGCCGGATGAATATCTTTACTTCGTTGAGGAGGATATCCAGGTGGATACCTATCTAATTTACTATTATCCCTAGATTTACTACTTTCTCCTTTATGACTTTTATCTTTTCTTTTACTTTTCATAACTTTTCCATTTAATAACTTACTTTTCTTTGTCTTCTTATCAGATTTTTCTGCTGACGGTACTTTTGCAGTATTACTATGATGAGAATTAACTTTATGTCTATCATGGTGTTTTTCAGAAATGATTGTTGGAGGACGTGCTTCTGgaagttttccttcacggGCAGGTGATAAGAAGCCAGACATAGTCATCATTACACTGCTTATTTCTCTTGTTCTTTCCTCCTCATCCAGTCGTAACCTTGGTCGTTTACTATTAGGTAACGACACTGGATCATTAGGTCTCTTGAAAATATCCTTAGATTTTTCTGGACTATCTGTAACTGATATTTCGGGACTTGCACATGAAGTGTTTTCAACACCATCAAAACCATTTTGACAAATCTCAACAGTACCAGCAACAGCTGGAGTATCTCGCTCTTTTTCAGGGTACATTGGTGGCAAATGTTCATGGACATGCATTGGTCTTGTAACAACTTCATGGCTACCAGGCTTAAGAAAGTTCAGGTTAGATTCTTTAGGTTTTGGAAAT encodes the following:
- the LOC125051836 gene encoding transcription initiation factor TFIID subunit 3 isoform X3, giving the protein MSEAYAREVLRRNVAQICQTIGWNGINSTPLDILVHVLEKYICALGTQANKHAEQFNRTEPTLDDLGLVFRDLHVQLPELAEYTRCVPPVPPPVRTERFPKPKESNLNFLKPGSHEVVTRPMHVHEHLPPMYPEKERDTPAVAGTVEICQNGFDGVENTSCASPEISVTDSPEKSKDIFKRPNDPVSLPNSKRPRLRLDEEERTREISSVMMTMSGFLSPAREGKLPEARPPTIISEKHHDRHKVNSHHSNTAKVPSAEKSDKKTKKSKLLNGKVMKSKRKDKSHKGESSKSRDNSKLDRYPPGYPPQRSKDIHPAHHNHVTMPAPKMFPPPLKPVPLPQSVPSSPAITESLRPVIKQEPIDFPSPQPILKSFKPPEDAIPVPRKIPISKSPLVSNPLSVNKQPGSSFIPDREIKKEVVDEEEKLASQPDRSKINIFKRISNKSKEDKNITEVVTERLHSDPIISRLQNSTTDEPRLKPHENIVNNNNSSPVDLAKEFDIRAHEVIDIDDDSLDNNLAMPPTRMLPFEPKPALSINKSLQAALPKLLTETPKVKKEKKHKDKKDKAAKLEAKLKKQQQLAFEMARTADKKNIKLLNDKPSKLGRPKKESKVPQLPPGFPFFPTMAPGRGMMPGPGLIPNAGLLGNDFLTGLANNPALRGLHSQNLMSNPFALGGGPGLIPGPSFLPGLPNHLIPNMGNFPHTSRSSSSKIPTMFRRPSLEVIAVDNDEDRMMHKSPGMGHEKDRHDKHKSSTIPNILQKQKAKSNKEHKSNVYKMPPVQPDITIELNPPKSEPVRQEPPKELPVPQPVRLPTPEPSVSIKNSDPTQDIETIPPKPEDLAVITREEGESSEKRKDKSHKKEKRDKDGVKIKKKKDKKDKSKEKSEKKKDKEERQEIKDRIKKEKKEKKKEKLATNDGLVPKLTLKLGSSNSNSPMPPSSPDTFKINIKPIKREDDSPMKEEPVSREHSRSPELAQISALVTRPPKQKHSKNNHVGEPEAQASSSPPASPQRKNRPPSSNSKYKRILFKPLSKKGHVENFDDETGSVTEEASQPAVDKPSGPLPTPYYVDEHGNKVWVCPACGRPDNGSPMIGCDGCDGWYHWICVGITEEPGATEDWFCKSCLAKRTAMLLAGVTSGKKRGRKPKGEKVRDCH